One region of Streptomyces davaonensis JCM 4913 genomic DNA includes:
- a CDS encoding sigma-70 family RNA polymerase sigma factor, which produces MATPPTAVSGAELLGTIMREHREGLVSYAEKMLGDRGLAEDIVQETVIRAWRNIDRLLGTDGSVRSWLFTVTRNLVIDWVRKPHARREVVGYAHNEPAYGAEGTEAVHDALVTRPLLHRLSPEQRAVLVHIYFCDRTIQETAGILGVPAGTVKSRQHNALRKLRTVVRPEAA; this is translated from the coding sequence ATGGCTACCCCGCCCACGGCCGTGTCCGGGGCCGAGCTGCTCGGCACCATCATGAGGGAGCATCGGGAGGGACTTGTCTCCTACGCGGAGAAGATGCTGGGTGACCGCGGACTCGCCGAGGACATCGTCCAGGAGACCGTCATCCGGGCCTGGCGGAACATCGATCGTCTGCTGGGGACGGACGGTTCGGTCCGCAGCTGGCTCTTCACCGTGACCCGAAACCTGGTCATCGACTGGGTACGCAAGCCCCATGCGCGACGGGAAGTCGTCGGATACGCCCACAACGAGCCGGCGTACGGCGCCGAAGGTACCGAGGCGGTGCACGACGCCCTGGTCACCAGGCCCCTGTTGCACCGACTGTCTCCCGAGCAGCGAGCCGTGCTGGTCCACATCTACTTCTGCGACCGCACCATCCAGGAGACCGCCGGCATCCTCGGCGTCCCGGCCGGCACCGTCAAGAGCCGTCAGCACAACGCGCTGCGCAAGCTGCGGACGGTGGTGCGGCCCGAGGCGGCCTAG
- a CDS encoding GOLPH3/VPS74 family protein produces MTTARDLALVALGLPPDRTVERGDLSLALAGAEAIDLLEAGALTLDDDRMVPGPQMATDDPLLGQAIDSLVRQEPYETVEDWLWRRGSGLAEVYAKNLEGAGLLVPARGRGLRLRSSRSLPTDAPERGRAAERQASGEPVLAALTSVLSLGDAQPEHHENPDEDAVTKVLGAVGDAVTELRAVRLRRDIEDAAFDNIWRG; encoded by the coding sequence GTGACCACCGCACGCGACCTCGCTCTCGTCGCTCTGGGCTTGCCGCCGGACCGGACCGTGGAGCGGGGCGACCTCTCCCTGGCGCTGGCAGGGGCCGAGGCGATCGATCTGCTGGAGGCCGGGGCGCTGACCCTGGACGACGACCGCATGGTGCCCGGACCGCAGATGGCGACGGACGACCCGCTGCTGGGCCAGGCGATCGACTCGCTCGTCCGGCAGGAGCCGTACGAGACGGTCGAGGACTGGCTGTGGCGCCGGGGCAGCGGACTTGCCGAGGTGTACGCCAAGAACCTGGAAGGGGCCGGGCTCCTCGTCCCCGCGAGGGGGCGCGGATTGCGACTGCGGTCCTCGCGGAGTCTGCCGACCGACGCGCCCGAGCGCGGCCGCGCGGCGGAGCGCCAGGCATCGGGCGAGCCCGTCCTCGCTGCTTTGACCTCGGTCCTGAGTCTCGGTGACGCGCAGCCCGAGCACCACGAGAACCCCGACGAGGACGCGGTGACCAAGGTGTTGGGCGCGGTCGGGGACGCGGTGACGGAGCTGCGGGCGGTACGGCTGCGCCGGGACATCGAGGACGCCGCCTTCGACAACATCTGGCGAGGTTAG
- a CDS encoding dihydrolipoyl dehydrogenase family protein yields MTTDTAGTYDVIVIGAGPVGENVADRTTAAGLSTVIVESELVGGECSYWACEPSKALLRPVLLRADALHVPGFGPALKGPLDTEAVLAHRDRMSADWKDDGQVEWIKSAGIDLLRGHGRLVGQREVSVETPDSDTVRLRARHAVAVCTGSRAALPDLPGIENLRAWTSREATSAQRPPGRLVIVGAGVVGVEMATAWQGLGSRVTLLARGEGLLPRMEPFAGELVAEHLREAGADIRFNTSVVAAERLPDGELRITLADGGELTADELLFATGRAPRSQDIGLDTVGLIPGDWLTTDDTLTVTAVPGDWLYAVGDVNRRALFTHQGKYQARIAGAVIGARARGETLGSGRWAPHTAAADIEAVPGVVFTDPEIASVGLTAADAERDGRAVEVVDYDMGQLAGAHQYRSDYQGRARLVIDRNRNTVVGATFAGPGVAELLQSATVAIVGEVPVERLWHAVPAFPTISEVWLRLLETRRDQ; encoded by the coding sequence GTGACGACCGATACCGCAGGAACCTACGACGTCATCGTGATCGGCGCGGGCCCGGTCGGCGAGAACGTCGCGGACCGCACCACCGCCGCCGGCCTGAGCACCGTCATCGTGGAGAGCGAACTGGTCGGCGGCGAATGCTCGTACTGGGCGTGTGAACCGAGCAAGGCGCTGCTGCGCCCCGTCCTGCTGCGCGCCGACGCCCTGCACGTTCCGGGTTTCGGCCCGGCCCTCAAAGGTCCCCTCGACACCGAGGCGGTCCTCGCGCACCGCGACCGCATGTCGGCCGACTGGAAGGACGACGGGCAGGTCGAATGGATCAAGTCGGCCGGTATCGACCTGCTGCGCGGCCATGGCCGCCTCGTGGGGCAGCGCGAGGTGTCCGTGGAGACACCTGACAGCGACACTGTCCGATTGCGGGCCCGGCACGCCGTCGCCGTGTGCACCGGCAGTCGGGCGGCCCTGCCCGACCTGCCCGGAATCGAGAACCTGCGCGCCTGGACGAGCCGGGAGGCGACGAGCGCCCAACGGCCCCCGGGGCGCCTGGTGATCGTCGGTGCCGGTGTGGTCGGCGTCGAGATGGCCACGGCCTGGCAGGGGCTGGGCAGCCGGGTGACCCTGCTTGCCCGCGGCGAGGGGCTGCTGCCGCGCATGGAGCCCTTCGCGGGCGAACTGGTCGCCGAGCACCTGCGGGAAGCCGGTGCGGACATACGTTTCAACACCTCGGTCGTCGCGGCCGAGCGCCTGCCGGACGGCGAGCTCCGGATCACCCTGGCGGACGGCGGTGAACTCACCGCCGACGAGCTCCTCTTCGCCACCGGTCGCGCTCCGCGCTCGCAGGACATCGGGCTCGACACGGTGGGGCTCATCCCGGGGGACTGGCTCACCACCGACGACACCCTGACCGTCACCGCCGTACCAGGGGACTGGCTGTACGCCGTCGGCGACGTCAATCGCCGGGCGCTCTTCACCCACCAGGGCAAGTACCAGGCCCGTATCGCCGGCGCCGTGATCGGTGCCCGGGCCCGGGGCGAGACACTGGGCAGCGGCCGCTGGGCGCCGCACACCGCAGCCGCTGACATCGAGGCCGTCCCCGGCGTCGTCTTCACCGACCCCGAGATCGCCTCCGTGGGGCTGACCGCCGCCGACGCCGAACGCGACGGCCGGGCCGTGGAGGTCGTCGATTACGACATGGGCCAACTGGCGGGAGCCCACCAGTACCGCTCCGATTACCAGGGCAGGGCACGCCTCGTCATCGACCGGAACCGCAACACCGTGGTCGGCGCCACCTTCGCCGGGCCGGGCGTCGCCGAACTCCTGCAATCGGCCACCGTTGCGATCGTCGGTGAGGTGCCCGTCGAGCGCCTGTGGCACGCCGTGCCCGCGTTTCCTACTATCAGCGAGGTATGGCTGCGTCTGCTGGAGACGAGGAGGGACCAGTGA
- a CDS encoding VOC family protein: MDMKLEVVILPVSDVDRALGFYVGRLGWRLDADFPINGSYRIVQVTPPGSECSIIFGTGLTQQEAGTLHGLQLTVTDIVKAQEELTSRGVEVSGPFRDETGAFHHAGDAHRVPGPHPERASYGTFAAFKDVDGNEWFLQEVTERAPGR, from the coding sequence ATGGACATGAAGCTCGAAGTCGTCATCCTCCCCGTCTCCGACGTGGACCGTGCCCTGGGCTTCTACGTGGGGCGGCTCGGCTGGCGCCTCGACGCCGACTTCCCGATCAACGGCAGTTACCGGATCGTGCAGGTGACCCCACCCGGCTCCGAGTGCTCGATCATCTTCGGAACGGGACTCACCCAGCAGGAGGCGGGCACGCTGCACGGCCTCCAGCTGACCGTCACCGACATCGTCAAGGCCCAGGAGGAGCTGACCTCCCGTGGTGTGGAGGTCTCCGGACCCTTCCGCGACGAGACCGGCGCCTTCCACCACGCAGGCGACGCGCACCGCGTCCCCGGCCCGCACCCCGAGCGGGCCAGCTACGGCACCTTCGCCGCCTTCAAGGACGTGGACGGCAACGAGTGGTTCCTGCAGGAGGTCACGGAACGCGCTCCCGGCCGCTGA
- a CDS encoding organic hydroperoxide resistance protein codes for MAVSYTAVVDVDGEGRNGGRVRSSDGLLETGLALPKELGGSGTATNPEQLLAAGWAACFLGALRRAATLRKIRLTSTAITAEITLTHGDDGEFSLSAVLSPVLGGVDQATAEELAHAAHQICPYSKATRDNIPVTITATAAA; via the coding sequence ATGGCAGTCAGCTACACCGCCGTTGTCGACGTCGACGGAGAGGGCAGGAACGGCGGCCGCGTCCGCTCCTCCGACGGTCTGCTGGAGACCGGCCTCGCCCTCCCCAAGGAACTCGGTGGCTCGGGTACCGCGACCAACCCCGAGCAGCTCCTGGCCGCCGGCTGGGCCGCGTGCTTCCTCGGCGCCCTGCGCCGCGCCGCCACGCTCCGCAAGATACGGCTGACCAGCACGGCCATCACCGCCGAGATCACCCTCACCCACGGGGACGACGGCGAGTTCTCCCTGTCCGCGGTCCTCAGCCCCGTCCTCGGCGGCGTCGACCAGGCTACGGCGGAGGAACTCGCGCACGCCGCCCACCAGATCTGCCCGTACTCCAAGGCCACGCGGGACAACATCCCCGTCACCATCACGGCGACGGCCGCGGCCTGA
- a CDS encoding alpha/beta fold hydrolase, which produces MDALRVPQALFTGYDWGGRAADVAAALWPERCTGLVSVNGYLIQNLALAQEPLTPATELGYWYFFYFATERGRKGLQRNREDLARVVWRRNSPEWRFIEAEFAQAAELWANPDYVDVVIHSYRHRLAVAAGDPRCSGPERKLLGQPRITAPAVTLDGQADGVIPPTDGSSYAPHFSGPWAHHVVPDAGHNLPQEQPRAFADAVVEVDAMT; this is translated from the coding sequence ATGGATGCCCTGCGCGTTCCCCAGGCCCTGTTCACCGGGTACGACTGGGGTGGGCGGGCCGCCGACGTGGCCGCGGCGCTGTGGCCGGAGCGGTGCACCGGACTGGTCTCCGTGAACGGCTACCTCATCCAGAACCTGGCCCTCGCGCAGGAACCGCTCACCCCTGCGACGGAGTTGGGGTACTGGTACTTCTTCTACTTCGCCACCGAGCGCGGGCGAAAGGGGCTCCAGCGCAACCGGGAGGACCTGGCGCGCGTCGTCTGGCGACGCAACTCGCCCGAATGGCGCTTCATCGAGGCCGAGTTCGCGCAGGCGGCGGAGCTGTGGGCCAATCCGGACTACGTCGACGTCGTGATCCACAGTTACCGTCACCGCCTCGCCGTGGCCGCCGGTGACCCCCGCTGCTCCGGTCCGGAACGGAAGCTGCTGGGCCAGCCGAGGATCACCGCCCCCGCGGTCACGCTGGACGGGCAGGCCGACGGCGTCATCCCGCCCACGGACGGCAGCTCCTACGCCCCGCACTTCTCGGGCCCCTGGGCCCACCATGTCGTCCCCGACGCAGGCCACAACCTCCCGCAGGAGCAGCCCCGGGCGTTCGCCGACGCCGTTGTCGAAGTCGACGCGATGACATGA
- a CDS encoding oxidoreductase — protein sequence MARTWLITGASRGFGRALADAVLAVGDRLVATARRPEQLADLVSRHGDQVRAVALDVTDTAAADHAVRAAVDAFGRLDVVVNNAGYANSAPIEEMAEEDFRAQFEANFFGVVNVTRAALPVLRAQRSGTFLQFSSLGGRVGGTPGMGAYQSAKFAVEGFSEVLASEVAPFGVKVVIVEPGAFRTDWQGSSMELHAVGPDYEQTVGAMNTYRAENNGTQPGDPVRAAKVLIDVVGHDDPPRRLLLGAQAVAMALDTGEARAAETRKWAEASSAADFPS from the coding sequence ATGGCTCGTACATGGTTGATCACCGGCGCGTCCCGTGGTTTCGGGCGCGCTCTGGCGGACGCGGTTCTGGCGGTCGGCGACCGGCTGGTGGCCACCGCGCGCCGTCCGGAGCAGCTCGCGGACCTCGTCTCCCGCCACGGGGACCAGGTCCGGGCGGTGGCCCTGGACGTCACCGACACCGCAGCCGCCGACCACGCGGTGCGCGCAGCCGTCGACGCCTTCGGCCGGCTCGACGTCGTGGTGAACAACGCCGGGTACGCCAACAGCGCGCCGATCGAGGAGATGGCCGAGGAGGACTTCCGCGCCCAGTTCGAGGCGAACTTCTTCGGGGTCGTCAACGTCACGCGGGCCGCTCTTCCGGTTCTGCGCGCGCAGCGCTCGGGGACGTTCCTCCAGTTCTCCTCCCTCGGCGGCCGGGTGGGCGGCACTCCGGGTATGGGCGCCTATCAGAGCGCGAAGTTCGCCGTGGAGGGCTTCTCCGAGGTGCTGGCGAGCGAGGTCGCCCCGTTCGGGGTGAAGGTCGTCATCGTCGAACCGGGTGCCTTCCGTACCGACTGGCAGGGTTCGTCGATGGAACTGCACGCCGTGGGTCCCGACTACGAGCAGACCGTCGGCGCCATGAACACCTACCGGGCGGAGAACAACGGCACCCAGCCCGGCGACCCGGTCCGCGCCGCCAAGGTACTCATCGACGTCGTCGGCCACGACGACCCGCCGCGCCGGCTCCTGCTGGGCGCGCAGGCCGTGGCCATGGCCCTGGACACGGGCGAGGCCCGCGCCGCCGAGACGAGGAAGTGGGCCGAGGCCAGCAGCGCCGCGGACTTCCCGTCGTAG
- a CDS encoding oxidoreductase has product MSRKTWLITGASSGLGKALAEHVLAHGDQVVATAGSTRATTELAARHPQTALAVKLDVTEPADREAAVRAAEERFGGIDILVNNAAIDFIGALEEQEESDYRRLFEVNFFGAVALTRVVLPGMRVRRSGVIVNVSSMDGLASLAANGYYSASKFALEGFTEALWQEIEPIGLHAMIIQPGSFRTGIENRTRASGEPIEDYAATAGAFRAMMGGLTPQMFPGDPERAAAAIRQVVIAPKPPHRVVLGSDAQRRIGVKLDHLRAEFEAGEELAYSTDFPGAADNAVL; this is encoded by the coding sequence ATGTCTCGCAAGACCTGGCTCATCACCGGCGCGTCCAGCGGGCTGGGCAAGGCCCTCGCCGAGCACGTCCTGGCCCACGGCGACCAGGTGGTGGCGACGGCCGGCTCGACGCGGGCCACGACCGAACTGGCCGCCCGCCACCCGCAGACCGCGCTGGCGGTCAAGCTCGACGTCACCGAGCCCGCGGACCGCGAAGCCGCGGTGCGCGCCGCCGAGGAGCGCTTCGGCGGCATCGACATCCTGGTCAACAATGCCGCGATCGACTTCATCGGCGCCCTGGAGGAGCAGGAGGAGAGCGACTACCGCCGGCTGTTCGAGGTCAACTTCTTCGGCGCGGTCGCCCTCACCCGCGTGGTGCTGCCCGGCATGCGGGTGCGGCGCAGCGGTGTCATCGTCAATGTCTCCTCCATGGACGGCCTGGCCAGTCTCGCGGCCAACGGCTACTACTCCGCCAGCAAGTTCGCGCTGGAGGGCTTCACCGAGGCGCTCTGGCAGGAGATCGAGCCGATCGGGCTGCACGCGATGATCATCCAGCCCGGTTCCTTCCGTACCGGCATCGAGAACCGGACCCGGGCGTCCGGGGAGCCCATCGAGGACTACGCGGCCACGGCCGGTGCCTTCCGCGCCATGATGGGCGGTCTCACTCCGCAGATGTTCCCCGGTGACCCGGAGCGGGCCGCCGCGGCGATCCGCCAGGTCGTCATCGCCCCGAAGCCGCCGCACCGGGTTGTCCTGGGCAGCGACGCCCAGCGGCGCATCGGCGTCAAGCTCGACCATCTCCGGGCCGAGTTCGAGGCCGGCGAGGAGCTCGCGTACAGCACGGACTTCCCGGGTGCCGCCGACAACGCGGTGCTGTGA
- a CDS encoding SDR family NAD(P)-dependent oxidoreductase — MSKTWLITGSSRGLGRTLAESVLEAGHRLVATARRTESLSDLTETYGDRVRLVTLDVRDAAAAEGAVRAAVETFGRLDVVVNNAGYADMAAIEDMSERAFRDQIDANLFGVVHVTRAALPVLREQGAGHIIQISSVGGRVGVPGLGAYQAAKWAVGGFSEVLAQEVAPLGIKVTVAEPGGMRTAWAGSSMATPAVSAPYEPVVGAAIAQIRGADGRQPGDPARIARILLDITEMDHPPLRLLLGGDAVAVAQRMADRLAAQDAEWRHVSESV; from the coding sequence ATGAGCAAGACCTGGCTGATCACGGGGAGTTCCCGTGGACTGGGCCGTACCCTCGCCGAGTCGGTCCTGGAGGCCGGACACCGACTCGTCGCCACCGCCCGGCGCACCGAGTCGCTGAGCGACCTCACCGAGACCTACGGCGACCGGGTCCGGCTGGTCACCCTGGACGTACGGGACGCCGCCGCGGCCGAGGGAGCGGTGCGGGCGGCCGTGGAGACGTTCGGGCGGCTGGACGTCGTCGTCAACAACGCCGGCTACGCCGACATGGCCGCCATCGAGGACATGTCCGAGCGGGCCTTCCGCGACCAGATCGACGCCAACCTCTTCGGCGTCGTCCACGTGACCCGGGCCGCCCTGCCCGTCCTGCGCGAGCAGGGTGCGGGGCACATCATCCAGATCTCCTCCGTCGGCGGACGCGTGGGCGTCCCGGGTCTGGGCGCCTACCAGGCGGCCAAGTGGGCGGTCGGTGGCTTCTCCGAGGTGCTGGCCCAGGAGGTCGCTCCCCTCGGCATCAAGGTCACCGTCGCCGAGCCGGGCGGCATGCGCACCGCATGGGCCGGCTCCTCCATGGCCACCCCTGCGGTCAGCGCGCCCTACGAGCCCGTGGTCGGGGCCGCCATCGCCCAGATCCGTGGGGCGGACGGCCGCCAGCCCGGCGACCCGGCCCGCATCGCACGGATCCTGCTGGACATCACGGAGATGGACCACCCGCCGCTGCGTCTGCTGCTGGGCGGTGACGCGGTCGCCGTCGCCCAGCGCATGGCCGACCGACTCGCCGCCCAGGACGCCGAATGGCGCCATGTCAGCGAGTCCGTATGA
- a CDS encoding alpha/beta fold hydrolase: MINRRTFGKAVGLGTGAAAASLSGLQNSAFATTAAHEPGGAHLSAVSTVTPGTHTGFGALKQVKAGVLDIGYAELGPAHGPVVICLHGWPYDIHSYVDVAPLLADQGYRVIVPYLRGHGSTRFLSRRTPRSAEQSAIALDIIALMDALKIHQAVLAGFDWGSRTADIIAALWPDRVKALVSTSGYLITNRKAQLEPAAPAVERNWWYQWYFASDRGKKAMENVDDRIDLCRYVWTLVSPDWDFDEATFQRTAEAFKNPDYAAVVLYNYRWRISLIEGEHRYDRYEKQLAAQPLIHVPTLTLDAALDPFTPPGDGSSYRKYFTGPYEHRTIADIGHNLPQEAPTAFAQAVIDADRL; this comes from the coding sequence ATGATCAACAGGCGCACATTCGGCAAGGCAGTCGGCCTGGGCACCGGTGCGGCGGCGGCCTCACTGTCCGGACTGCAGAACAGCGCGTTCGCCACGACCGCCGCGCACGAGCCGGGCGGCGCACACCTTTCCGCGGTATCGACCGTCACGCCGGGTACGCACACCGGTTTCGGCGCGCTCAAGCAGGTCAAGGCGGGTGTCCTGGACATCGGTTACGCCGAGCTCGGACCCGCCCACGGCCCGGTCGTCATCTGCCTGCACGGCTGGCCCTACGACATCCACAGCTACGTCGACGTCGCTCCGCTGCTGGCCGATCAGGGCTACCGGGTCATCGTTCCCTATCTGCGCGGCCACGGCAGCACCCGCTTCCTGTCACGTCGCACGCCCCGCAGCGCCGAGCAGTCCGCCATCGCGCTCGACATCATCGCGCTGATGGACGCCCTGAAGATTCATCAGGCCGTGCTGGCCGGCTTCGACTGGGGCTCGCGGACCGCCGACATCATCGCCGCCCTGTGGCCCGACCGCGTCAAGGCCCTTGTCTCCACCAGCGGTTACCTCATCACCAACCGCAAGGCCCAGTTGGAGCCCGCCGCCCCGGCCGTCGAGCGCAACTGGTGGTACCAGTGGTACTTCGCCAGCGATCGCGGCAAGAAGGCCATGGAGAACGTCGACGACCGCATCGACCTGTGCCGCTACGTGTGGACCCTCGTCTCCCCCGACTGGGACTTCGACGAGGCCACCTTCCAGCGCACCGCCGAGGCTTTCAAGAACCCGGACTACGCCGCTGTCGTCCTCTACAACTACCGCTGGCGGATCAGCCTGATCGAAGGTGAACACCGGTACGACCGCTACGAGAAGCAGCTCGCCGCCCAGCCCCTCATCCACGTCCCCACCCTCACCCTGGACGCCGCCCTCGACCCCTTCACCCCGCCCGGCGACGGCTCCAGCTACCGCAAGTACTTCACCGGCCCCTACGAGCACCGCACGATCGCGGACATCGGCCACAACCTCCCCCAGGAGGCTCCCACCGCCTTCGCCCAGGCCGTCATCGACGCGGACCGCCTCTGA
- the msrA gene encoding peptide-methionine (S)-S-oxide reductase MsrA, with protein sequence MREFEPGVRCFWGMQELIRLLPGVVRTRVGYSGDDDKLRPTYRDHGKHAESIEIVFDPKVTDYRAILEYFFQIHDPTTRNRQGNDFGLSYRSAIFYADDTQRLVAQDTIADVEASGLWPGSVVTEVVPAGEFWEAEPEYRVLNTRAAGQG encoded by the coding sequence ATGCGGGAATTCGAGCCCGGTGTGCGCTGCTTCTGGGGTATGCAGGAGCTGATCCGGTTGCTTCCCGGGGTGGTGCGCACCCGCGTGGGCTACAGCGGCGACGACGACAAGCTCCGTCCCACCTACCGCGATCACGGGAAGCACGCGGAGTCGATCGAGATCGTCTTCGACCCCAAGGTCACCGACTATCGCGCGATCCTGGAGTACTTCTTCCAGATCCATGACCCGACCACGCGCAACCGGCAGGGCAACGACTTCGGCCTCAGCTACCGTTCGGCGATCTTCTACGCCGACGACACGCAGCGGCTCGTCGCGCAGGACACCATCGCCGACGTAGAGGCGTCCGGGCTGTGGCCCGGGTCGGTGGTGACCGAGGTTGTGCCGGCGGGCGAGTTCTGGGAGGCCGAGCCGGAGTACCGAGTCCTGAACACACGCGCGGCCGGGCAGGGTTGA
- a CDS encoding alpha/beta fold hydrolase — MLSIKGGRNRLVTGVVSMATAGLALGAFALSGTATGATKTTGADSRTKPTIVLEHGAFADGSSWNGVIADLRADGYPVVAAANPLRGPASDAAALRTVLDHVKGPKILVGHSYGGNVISQAAADDPQVKALVYVAAFLPAPGESALELTNKYPGSTLPGTLDPVTYPQADGSTATDLYIQQDKFRQQFAADVPAKQAALMAAAQRPIAQAALEEKATAAAWKTKPTWDIVTTRDLNIPAAVQRFMAKRAHAHTTEVAASHSVAVSHPHLVADVIERAARSTVR, encoded by the coding sequence GTGCTGAGCATCAAGGGTGGACGCAACCGACTGGTGACGGGTGTGGTCTCGATGGCCACGGCGGGTCTGGCGCTCGGAGCGTTTGCCCTCAGCGGCACCGCCACCGGCGCGACGAAGACCACCGGGGCCGACAGCCGCACCAAGCCCACCATCGTGCTGGAGCACGGCGCCTTCGCCGACGGCTCCAGCTGGAACGGCGTCATCGCCGACCTGCGCGCCGACGGCTACCCGGTCGTCGCCGCCGCCAACCCGCTGCGCGGCCCGGCCTCCGACGCCGCCGCCCTGCGCACCGTCCTCGACCACGTCAAGGGCCCCAAGATCCTCGTCGGCCACTCCTACGGCGGCAACGTGATCAGCCAGGCCGCCGCTGACGACCCCCAGGTCAAGGCGCTCGTCTACGTCGCCGCGTTCCTTCCCGCCCCCGGGGAGAGCGCGCTGGAGCTCACCAACAAGTACCCGGGATCCACCCTCCCCGGCACCCTCGACCCCGTCACCTACCCGCAGGCCGACGGTTCCACCGCGACCGACCTGTACATCCAGCAGGACAAGTTCCGCCAGCAGTTCGCCGCAGACGTCCCGGCGAAGCAGGCCGCCCTCATGGCCGCCGCGCAGCGCCCCATCGCCCAGGCCGCCCTGGAGGAGAAGGCCACCGCGGCCGCGTGGAAGACCAAGCCCACCTGGGACATCGTCACCACACGCGACCTGAACATCCCCGCCGCCGTCCAGCGCTTCATGGCCAAGCGAGCCCACGCGCACACCACCGAGGTCGCCGCCTCCCACTCGGTCGCCGTGTCCCACCCGCACTTGGTCGCCGACGTCATCGAGCGAGCCGCCCGGTCCACGGTCCGCTGA
- a CDS encoding DUF899 family protein, whose protein sequence is MRTTEPPRSPAGRPPIVDLATWQTARDELLVREKAHTREGDALAAARRRLPMVECDGTVEVVGPDGAPHQGQCEGCTTTAWHLKDAVYLNARGVSSAVLTTGRWDEVASYVEFMGYTQPWYSVRDVDAPVGGEMGYLTYSTTGRGNERVNGSLGLLDMTPYGRGEAWEGKPEGWPKGGEPCWSWRSDADGNAIWGPNSRPVPQWTRPGAAPVESLGRRGHHH, encoded by the coding sequence ATCCGGACGACGGAACCGCCGCGCAGCCCGGCCGGCCGGCCACCCATCGTCGACCTCGCCACCTGGCAGACCGCCCGGGACGAACTGCTGGTCCGCGAGAAGGCCCACACTCGCGAGGGCGACGCCCTCGCCGCCGCCCGCCGCCGACTGCCGATGGTGGAGTGCGACGGGACGGTCGAGGTCGTCGGACCCGACGGCGCACCGCACCAAGGTCAGTGCGAGGGCTGCACCACCACGGCCTGGCACCTCAAGGACGCCGTCTACCTCAACGCCCGCGGGGTCTCCTCCGCCGTCCTGACCACAGGCCGTTGGGACGAGGTCGCCTCCTACGTCGAGTTCATGGGCTACACCCAGCCCTGGTACTCGGTGCGTGACGTGGACGCGCCGGTCGGCGGCGAGATGGGCTACCTCACCTACTCCACCACCGGCCGGGGCAACGAGCGCGTCAACGGCTCCCTCGGTCTGCTCGACATGACGCCGTACGGCCGTGGCGAGGCCTGGGAGGGCAAGCCCGAGGGGTGGCCCAAGGGCGGCGAACCGTGCTGGTCGTGGCGTTCGGACGCGGACGGGAACGCCATCTGGGGACCCAACAGCCGGCCCGTGCCGCAGTGGACCCGCCCCGGCGCGGCCCCGGTGGAGAGCCTCGGCCGGCGCGGCCATCACCACTGA
- a CDS encoding GNAT family N-acetyltransferase: protein MTDFGLAVESVGQLSTVWRAMVLDRDKNADVRDLPGIAVRWADCRFAFWNAITLTDVGADAGLLQRRLGQAADIMRTKNQPGFLWLFEDLLADDARVVLDEAARRAGLAYAFPGTGMAGDLLPVPEPHHLELTFERVTTDAQLRAYADINSRAYGFSPEDGRDGLDGSALWKKEVYAFLAVRDGVPVACAATVESEGRLFVVLVASDPDHQRRGYGEAVTRKALYEGGRATGLTRATLHATVAGAPVYPRIGFEPNSPMHFYGLAR from the coding sequence TCGGTGGGACAGCTCTCCACGGTCTGGCGGGCGATGGTGCTCGACCGGGACAAGAACGCGGATGTCCGGGATCTGCCCGGTATCGCCGTCCGCTGGGCGGACTGCAGGTTCGCGTTCTGGAACGCGATCACCCTCACCGACGTCGGCGCGGACGCCGGGCTTCTGCAACGGCGGCTCGGTCAGGCGGCGGACATCATGCGGACCAAGAATCAGCCGGGCTTCCTGTGGCTCTTCGAGGACCTGCTCGCGGATGACGCGCGCGTCGTACTGGACGAGGCGGCACGTCGGGCGGGCTTGGCGTACGCCTTCCCCGGCACGGGCATGGCCGGTGACCTGCTGCCCGTACCGGAGCCGCACCATCTGGAGCTCACCTTCGAGCGCGTGACCACGGACGCGCAGCTGCGGGCCTACGCGGACATCAACTCGCGTGCGTACGGCTTCAGCCCGGAGGACGGCCGCGACGGCCTGGACGGCTCCGCGCTCTGGAAGAAGGAGGTCTACGCGTTCCTGGCCGTACGCGACGGTGTCCCCGTCGCATGTGCCGCGACCGTCGAGTCCGAGGGCCGCCTGTTCGTCGTGCTCGTCGCCTCCGACCCCGACCATCAGCGCCGGGGCTACGGCGAGGCGGTGACCCGCAAGGCCCTGTACGAGGGGGGCCGTGCGACCGGCCTGACGCGGGCCACCCTGCACGCGACCGTCGCCGGCGCCCCTGTGTACCCGCGGATCGGGTTCGAGCCGAACTCTCCCATGCACTTCTACGGGTTGGCGCGGTGA